In Aegilops tauschii subsp. strangulata cultivar AL8/78 chromosome 3, Aet v6.0, whole genome shotgun sequence, one genomic interval encodes:
- the LOC109760975 gene encoding DEK domain-containing chromatin-associated protein 2 isoform X2 — MDDEAQETPNVGALPRKAPKVSVFREQILQLAGIACHEEEGKSRTELLEKLKTCNKVMLVELCRSFDVPGSTSTKKDELVTILMEFLMEHCSGIIYTDPDKAQLLSGQKLKKRKRNKNGANLSGGEPSKKRKPDGTLLEFCSQEEADGRKAVEDRTNHSEFCLRDSRDELVNDSALGKLAVVPLPGVLIPTDEQTLITTPSAKLFSNVENDTTDMAASMKKNISVTKKKAIQNTDSKEKSGGKIMSRGDAKPWKQAPKPSKDELRQAVFCILGAANFATMTFGEVVKAVDKYFGKDLFERKPLVRALIEEELFRLAKEAERKEVEEEEAMEAKVRAEQAAKDSSARDGRVESEIDKEYEVEGGPDGKSKDAEKTGNSNGSEEGGKSGICVKAGEKAAENLQDGKAEVDTRKKEFSEDCEAEKIVQNANGDGGTEILRDGKAETVNNNCNGNTIGGSEDVKSGEKDGRSEEGRAENAGDCEAEESETCPEAEAEVEDVKSKEASGNEISLNPN; from the exons ATGGATGATGAGGCGCAGGAGACTCCAAATGTTGGTGCTCTTCCCAGGAAGGCCCCCAAG GTAAGTGTCTTCAGAGAACAAATTCTGCAACTTGCTGGGATTGCTTGTCATGAAGAGGAG GGAAAATCACGGACAGAGCTACTGGAGAAGCTCAAAACATGTAACAAGGTTATGCTAGTTGAACTGTGCCGTTCATTTGATGTCCCTGGTTCAACAAGCACTAAGAAG GATGAATTAGTGACAATACTGATGGAGTTCTTGATGGAACACTGTTCTGGTATTATTTACACAGATCCTGATAAGGCTCAACTTCTTAGCGGCCAG AAACTTAAGAAAAGAAAGCGCAACAAGAATGGAGCGAATCTATCTGGTGGGGAACCTTCCAAG AAAAGGAAACCAGATGGAACTCTACTGGAATTTTGTAGTCAAGAGGAAGCAGATGGGAGAAAAGCTGTAGAAGATAGAACAAACCATTCCGAGTTCTGCTTGAGGGATAGCAGAGATGAGCTGGTAAATGACTCCGCGTTGGGGAAATTAGCTGTAGTTCCGCTCCCAGGAGTACTGATTCCTACAGATGAACAAACGCTAATCACAACACCATCTGCAAAGTTATTTAGCAATGTTGAGAACGATACCACGGATATGGCAGCTTCAATGAAGAAAAACATTTCTGTTACCAAGAAAAAGGCAATCCAAAACACAGATTCCAAGGAGAAATCTGGTG GTAAAATTATGTCTAGAGGAGATGCGAAACCATGGAAGCAGGCACCGAAACCAAGTAAGGATGAGCTGAGACAAGCTGTCTTCTGTATATTGGGTGCTGCAAATTTTGCCACG ATGACTTTTGGAGAGGTTGTAAAAGCAGTTG ACAAATACTTTGGCAAGGATTTGTTTGAGAGAAAGCCACTGGTAAGGGCCTTGATAGAGGAGGAGCTGTTTAGGCTAGCCAAGGAGGCTGAGAGGAAGGAAGTGGAAGAGGAGGAAGCAATGGAAGCAAAAGTAAGAGCTGAACAAGCTGCCAAGGACAGCAGCGCAAGGGATGGAAGAGTTGAATCAGAGATAGACAAGGAATATGAAGTTGAAGGTGGTCCAGATGGTAAATCTAAGGATGCTGAAAAGACTGGCAACAGCAATGGTAGTGAAGAAGGTGGTAAAAGTGGGATTTGTGTGAAGGCTGGTGAGAAGGCCGCTGAAAATTTACAAGATGGGAAGGCAGAAGTTGACACAAGGAAGAAAGAATTTAGCGAGGATTGCGAGGCTGAAAAGATTGTGCAGAATGCAAATGGCGATGGTGGCACGGAAATATTGAGAGATGGTAAAGCTGAAACTGTGAATAATAATTGCAACGGTAACACCATAGGAGGTTCTGAAGATGTCAAATCTGGAGAAAAAGACGGCAGATCTGAAGAAGGCAGGGCTGAAAATGCTGGTGACTGTGAAGCTGAAGAATCTGAAACCTGTCCAGAAGCAGAAGCAGAAGTAGAAGATGTCAAATCTAAGGAAGCCAGTGGCAATGAGATTAGCCTTAACCCCAACTGA
- the LOC109760975 gene encoding DEK domain-containing chromatin-associated protein 2 isoform X1: MDDEAQETPNVGALPRKAPKVMNWTPPMSALMLKGLSEVAARGAKTDKGFNEVSVFREQILQLAGIACHEEEGKSRTELLEKLKTCNKVMLVELCRSFDVPGSTSTKKDELVTILMEFLMEHCSGIIYTDPDKAQLLSGQKLKKRKRNKNGANLSGGEPSKKRKPDGTLLEFCSQEEADGRKAVEDRTNHSEFCLRDSRDELVNDSALGKLAVVPLPGVLIPTDEQTLITTPSAKLFSNVENDTTDMAASMKKNISVTKKKAIQNTDSKEKSGGKIMSRGDAKPWKQAPKPSKDELRQAVFCILGAANFATMTFGEVVKAVDKYFGKDLFERKPLVRALIEEELFRLAKEAERKEVEEEEAMEAKVRAEQAAKDSSARDGRVESEIDKEYEVEGGPDGKSKDAEKTGNSNGSEEGGKSGICVKAGEKAAENLQDGKAEVDTRKKEFSEDCEAEKIVQNANGDGGTEILRDGKAETVNNNCNGNTIGGSEDVKSGEKDGRSEEGRAENAGDCEAEESETCPEAEAEVEDVKSKEASGNEISLNPN; this comes from the exons ATGGATGATGAGGCGCAGGAGACTCCAAATGTTGGTGCTCTTCCCAGGAAGGCCCCCAAGGTGATGAATTGGACTCCGCCTATGTCTGCGTTGATGTTGAAAGGCCTTTCAGAGGTGGCGGCAAGAGGTGCCAAGACTGACAAAGGGTTCAATGAG GTAAGTGTCTTCAGAGAACAAATTCTGCAACTTGCTGGGATTGCTTGTCATGAAGAGGAG GGAAAATCACGGACAGAGCTACTGGAGAAGCTCAAAACATGTAACAAGGTTATGCTAGTTGAACTGTGCCGTTCATTTGATGTCCCTGGTTCAACAAGCACTAAGAAG GATGAATTAGTGACAATACTGATGGAGTTCTTGATGGAACACTGTTCTGGTATTATTTACACAGATCCTGATAAGGCTCAACTTCTTAGCGGCCAG AAACTTAAGAAAAGAAAGCGCAACAAGAATGGAGCGAATCTATCTGGTGGGGAACCTTCCAAG AAAAGGAAACCAGATGGAACTCTACTGGAATTTTGTAGTCAAGAGGAAGCAGATGGGAGAAAAGCTGTAGAAGATAGAACAAACCATTCCGAGTTCTGCTTGAGGGATAGCAGAGATGAGCTGGTAAATGACTCCGCGTTGGGGAAATTAGCTGTAGTTCCGCTCCCAGGAGTACTGATTCCTACAGATGAACAAACGCTAATCACAACACCATCTGCAAAGTTATTTAGCAATGTTGAGAACGATACCACGGATATGGCAGCTTCAATGAAGAAAAACATTTCTGTTACCAAGAAAAAGGCAATCCAAAACACAGATTCCAAGGAGAAATCTGGTG GTAAAATTATGTCTAGAGGAGATGCGAAACCATGGAAGCAGGCACCGAAACCAAGTAAGGATGAGCTGAGACAAGCTGTCTTCTGTATATTGGGTGCTGCAAATTTTGCCACG ATGACTTTTGGAGAGGTTGTAAAAGCAGTTG ACAAATACTTTGGCAAGGATTTGTTTGAGAGAAAGCCACTGGTAAGGGCCTTGATAGAGGAGGAGCTGTTTAGGCTAGCCAAGGAGGCTGAGAGGAAGGAAGTGGAAGAGGAGGAAGCAATGGAAGCAAAAGTAAGAGCTGAACAAGCTGCCAAGGACAGCAGCGCAAGGGATGGAAGAGTTGAATCAGAGATAGACAAGGAATATGAAGTTGAAGGTGGTCCAGATGGTAAATCTAAGGATGCTGAAAAGACTGGCAACAGCAATGGTAGTGAAGAAGGTGGTAAAAGTGGGATTTGTGTGAAGGCTGGTGAGAAGGCCGCTGAAAATTTACAAGATGGGAAGGCAGAAGTTGACACAAGGAAGAAAGAATTTAGCGAGGATTGCGAGGCTGAAAAGATTGTGCAGAATGCAAATGGCGATGGTGGCACGGAAATATTGAGAGATGGTAAAGCTGAAACTGTGAATAATAATTGCAACGGTAACACCATAGGAGGTTCTGAAGATGTCAAATCTGGAGAAAAAGACGGCAGATCTGAAGAAGGCAGGGCTGAAAATGCTGGTGACTGTGAAGCTGAAGAATCTGAAACCTGTCCAGAAGCAGAAGCAGAAGTAGAAGATGTCAAATCTAAGGAAGCCAGTGGCAATGAGATTAGCCTTAACCCCAACTGA
- the LOC109760975 gene encoding uncharacterized protein isoform X3 — MLVELCRSFDVPGSTSTKKDELVTILMEFLMEHCSGIIYTDPDKAQLLSGQKLKKRKRNKNGANLSGGEPSKKRKPDGTLLEFCSQEEADGRKAVEDRTNHSEFCLRDSRDELVNDSALGKLAVVPLPGVLIPTDEQTLITTPSAKLFSNVENDTTDMAASMKKNISVTKKKAIQNTDSKEKSGGKIMSRGDAKPWKQAPKPSKDELRQAVFCILGAANFATMTFGEVVKAVDKYFGKDLFERKPLVRALIEEELFRLAKEAERKEVEEEEAMEAKVRAEQAAKDSSARDGRVESEIDKEYEVEGGPDGKSKDAEKTGNSNGSEEGGKSGICVKAGEKAAENLQDGKAEVDTRKKEFSEDCEAEKIVQNANGDGGTEILRDGKAETVNNNCNGNTIGGSEDVKSGEKDGRSEEGRAENAGDCEAEESETCPEAEAEVEDVKSKEASGNEISLNPN; from the exons ATGCTAGTTGAACTGTGCCGTTCATTTGATGTCCCTGGTTCAACAAGCACTAAGAAG GATGAATTAGTGACAATACTGATGGAGTTCTTGATGGAACACTGTTCTGGTATTATTTACACAGATCCTGATAAGGCTCAACTTCTTAGCGGCCAG AAACTTAAGAAAAGAAAGCGCAACAAGAATGGAGCGAATCTATCTGGTGGGGAACCTTCCAAG AAAAGGAAACCAGATGGAACTCTACTGGAATTTTGTAGTCAAGAGGAAGCAGATGGGAGAAAAGCTGTAGAAGATAGAACAAACCATTCCGAGTTCTGCTTGAGGGATAGCAGAGATGAGCTGGTAAATGACTCCGCGTTGGGGAAATTAGCTGTAGTTCCGCTCCCAGGAGTACTGATTCCTACAGATGAACAAACGCTAATCACAACACCATCTGCAAAGTTATTTAGCAATGTTGAGAACGATACCACGGATATGGCAGCTTCAATGAAGAAAAACATTTCTGTTACCAAGAAAAAGGCAATCCAAAACACAGATTCCAAGGAGAAATCTGGTG GTAAAATTATGTCTAGAGGAGATGCGAAACCATGGAAGCAGGCACCGAAACCAAGTAAGGATGAGCTGAGACAAGCTGTCTTCTGTATATTGGGTGCTGCAAATTTTGCCACG ATGACTTTTGGAGAGGTTGTAAAAGCAGTTG ACAAATACTTTGGCAAGGATTTGTTTGAGAGAAAGCCACTGGTAAGGGCCTTGATAGAGGAGGAGCTGTTTAGGCTAGCCAAGGAGGCTGAGAGGAAGGAAGTGGAAGAGGAGGAAGCAATGGAAGCAAAAGTAAGAGCTGAACAAGCTGCCAAGGACAGCAGCGCAAGGGATGGAAGAGTTGAATCAGAGATAGACAAGGAATATGAAGTTGAAGGTGGTCCAGATGGTAAATCTAAGGATGCTGAAAAGACTGGCAACAGCAATGGTAGTGAAGAAGGTGGTAAAAGTGGGATTTGTGTGAAGGCTGGTGAGAAGGCCGCTGAAAATTTACAAGATGGGAAGGCAGAAGTTGACACAAGGAAGAAAGAATTTAGCGAGGATTGCGAGGCTGAAAAGATTGTGCAGAATGCAAATGGCGATGGTGGCACGGAAATATTGAGAGATGGTAAAGCTGAAACTGTGAATAATAATTGCAACGGTAACACCATAGGAGGTTCTGAAGATGTCAAATCTGGAGAAAAAGACGGCAGATCTGAAGAAGGCAGGGCTGAAAATGCTGGTGACTGTGAAGCTGAAGAATCTGAAACCTGTCCAGAAGCAGAAGCAGAAGTAGAAGATGTCAAATCTAAGGAAGCCAGTGGCAATGAGATTAGCCTTAACCCCAACTGA
- the LOC109760977 gene encoding nuclear transcription factor Y subunit B-3 — protein MPDSDNEDSGNAGGELSSPREQDRFLPIANVSRIMKKALPANAKISKDAKETVQECVSEFISFITGEASDKCQREKRKTINGDDLLWAMTTLGFEDYVDPLKHYLHKFREIEGERAAATSTSTTPDMPRNNNNATGYADAPGGMMMMGQPVYGSPPPPQQQQQHQHQIAMGGRAGFPYHGGGGGGGGSSSSSGFGRKEG, from the coding sequence ATGCCGGACTCGGACAACGAGGACTCGGGCAACGCGGGCGGGGAGCTGTCGTCGCCGCGGGAGCAGGACCGCTTCCTGCCCATCGCCAACGTCAGCCGCATCATGAAGAAGGCGCTCCCGGCCAACGCCAAGATCAGCAAGGACGCCAAGGAGACGGTGCAGGAGTGCGTCTCCGAGTTCATCTCCTTCATCACCGGCGAGGCCTCCGACAAGTGCCAGCGCGAGAAGCGCAAGACCATCAACGGCGACGACCTGCTCTGGGCCATGACCACCCTCGGCTTCGAGGACTACGTCGACCCGCTCAAGCACTACCTCCACAAGTTCCGCGAGATCGAGGGCGAGAGGGCCGCCGCCACATCGACATCAACCACGCCCGACATGCCAAGAAACAACAACAATGCCACCGGTTACGCCGACGCCCCGGGAGGCATGATGATGATGGGGCAGCCCGTGTacggctcgccgccgccgccacagcagcagcagcagcaccaacATCAGATTGCAATGGGAGGGAGAGCGGGCTTTCCCTATCacggaggcggcggtggcggcggcgggtcgTCGTCATCGTCGGGGTTCGGACGGAAAGAGGGGTGA